The region GCAGACCCTGATTCCGCTGTTTCTGGCGGTGACGGTCGCGGAACTGATCGGCGCCGAGATCTCGCAGGGCACGCTGGCTCCGCTGCTGCTGCGGCCCGTGGACCGCACCCGCGTCATTTTCAGCAAACTAATCGCGGCGCTGACCTACCCCTTTATCCTGGTAACCAGTACTGTGCTGGGAGCGCTCCTGGCCGGCATTCCCCTGGGCTTCGGGACCTTTACCGGCGGCACCGGGCTGGGTCCCGGACTGTTCGTCGGCGTGGGTGAATTGAGCAGCGCAGAGGCCCTGGGGCAGGTCGTGCGCGGCACCCTGTTGGCTGGCGTGATGCTGATGCCGACTGCCGCTCTGGCCCTGCTGTTCGGGGTGATGTATCTCAACACGGCTGCTGCGGCCCTGGCGACGATCGCGGCCCTGAGCGTCATGCGGCTGCTGGTGGTGTTCCCAGAAGGCCTGCAGCGCATTCTGCTGACCAGCCACCTCAACCTGTACGTGCAGCAGGGCAACCTGACCGAATCACTGATTCTGCTGCTGATCTACACCCTGGGCTTTGGCCTGATCGCTGCGCTGCTGTTCGAGAACCGCGACCTGTAAAGGCACAGACAAAGGAGGCCCCGGCACAGTGCGTGCCGGGGCCTTGTTGTCGCCTTACTTGTTCTGGGAAAGGCGCTCAAGCACCAGACGGCTGACCGTCTTGAGGGTCTCGAATACGCCGCCGCCGGTATGGGCCGTCGCTTCAAACAGCAGCAGTTCCTTTTTGGGGTCCACCACTGCGCGGATCATATCGGCCGACAGGGCGTCGGGCAGATCGCGTTTGTTGATCTGCAGCACGATCGGCACGTCACGCACGTCGATACCATGCTCTGCAAGGTTCTCGCGCAGGTTGCGCATGCTTTCGGCGTTGGCACGCAGGCGGTTGGGCGCGCTGTCTGCGACGAACACGATGCCGTCCACGCCACGCAGGATCAGTTTGCGGCTGGCGTTGTAAAACACCTGTCCAGGCACGGTGTAGAGGTGAAAGCGTGTTTTGAACCCCTGCACGGTGCCCAGGTCCAGCGGAAGGAAGTCGAAGAACAGCGTCCTCTCGTCCTCGGTGGCCAGGCTGACCATCTCACCGCGCAGGTGACCAGGAACCTTGGAAAACACATGCTTGAGGTTGGTGGTTTTGCCACTCATACCAGGGCCGTAGTAGACAATCTTGCAGTTAATTTCTCGGGCCGCGAAGTTGATGGTGCTCATGCAGTTACTCCTGTATGAAAAAGGTCAACCCAGCAGGTCGTCGAGAAGGGCGCTGGCGC is a window of Deinococcus deserti VCD115 DNA encoding:
- a CDS encoding ABC transporter permease, with the translated sequence MLSLLSLEFRKMLGARSAKLALLVTFSLPLVWAFAPRLNVLVPVGIISGWQLPAVSLGVAVQTLIPLFLAVTVAELIGAEISQGTLAPLLLRPVDRTRVIFSKLIAALTYPFILVTSTVLGALLAGIPLGFGTFTGGTGLGPGLFVGVGELSSAEALGQVVRGTLLAGVMLMPTAALALLFGVMYLNTAAAALATIAALSVMRLLVVFPEGLQRILLTSHLNLYVQQGNLTESLILLLIYTLGFGLIAALLFENRDL
- a CDS encoding GTP-binding protein, with product MSTINFAAREINCKIVYYGPGMSGKTTNLKHVFSKVPGHLRGEMVSLATEDERTLFFDFLPLDLGTVQGFKTRFHLYTVPGQVFYNASRKLILRGVDGIVFVADSAPNRLRANAESMRNLRENLAEHGIDVRDVPIVLQINKRDLPDALSADMIRAVVDPKKELLLFEATAHTGGGVFETLKTVSRLVLERLSQNK